A stretch of Flexivirga aerilata DNA encodes these proteins:
- the nuoH gene encoding NADH-quinone oxidoreductase subunit NuoH: MNVVAAAGPALAAATDNPAADFSDTPWWLSLIKALLLFVFLLLNTLIVIWFERRVIGRMQQRPGPNRTGPFGLLQTLADGVKLALKEDLIPRRADRVMFILAPIIAGAMAFVSFAIIPLSGNVWMFGHYTPLQLTDTPVATLLVLAVAGVGVYGIVLAGWASGSTYPLLGGLRSSAQVISYEIAMGLALVAVFLYAGSMSTSQIVLAQKSLWYCIPAFFSFGVYIITMVGETNRLPFDLAEGEGELTGGFHTEYSSLKFAMFFLGEYVNMFTVSALATTLFLGGWQAPPGIAAIGGGMFNGGWWGLLWFVVKLWAFMFFFVWLRGSLPRVRYDQFMRLGWKVLIPSTLVWVVAVAFLRAANNGFLGDTMIFGGRMHRSTLFVIVVIVLLVLAAAWIYDYKAAAKEKVDRTPPTEVDPFAGGHPVPPLPGQTLREPAPALTPAAPHPDVTSDKEDTRG, from the coding sequence GTGAACGTCGTCGCAGCCGCCGGGCCGGCGCTCGCCGCCGCCACCGACAACCCGGCCGCCGACTTCAGCGACACCCCCTGGTGGCTGTCGCTGATCAAGGCGTTGCTCCTCTTCGTCTTCCTGCTGCTCAACACGCTGATCGTCATCTGGTTCGAGCGGCGCGTGATCGGCCGGATGCAGCAGCGTCCCGGCCCCAACCGCACCGGCCCGTTCGGTCTGCTGCAGACCCTCGCCGACGGTGTGAAGCTGGCGCTCAAGGAGGACCTCATCCCGCGTCGCGCCGACCGGGTGATGTTCATCCTCGCGCCGATCATCGCCGGCGCGATGGCGTTCGTGTCGTTCGCGATCATCCCGCTGTCCGGCAACGTCTGGATGTTCGGCCACTACACGCCGCTGCAGCTGACCGACACCCCGGTCGCCACGCTGCTGGTGCTTGCGGTCGCCGGTGTCGGCGTCTACGGCATCGTGCTCGCCGGCTGGGCGTCCGGTTCGACCTACCCGCTGCTCGGTGGCCTGCGCTCCAGCGCCCAGGTGATCTCCTACGAGATCGCGATGGGTCTGGCCCTGGTCGCGGTGTTCCTCTACGCCGGGTCGATGTCGACCAGCCAGATCGTGCTGGCCCAGAAGAGCCTCTGGTACTGCATCCCGGCGTTCTTCTCGTTCGGCGTCTACATCATCACGATGGTCGGCGAGACCAACCGTCTGCCGTTCGACCTCGCCGAGGGCGAGGGCGAGCTCACCGGTGGTTTCCACACCGAGTACTCCTCGCTGAAGTTCGCGATGTTCTTCCTCGGCGAGTACGTCAACATGTTCACCGTCTCCGCGCTCGCCACCACGCTGTTCCTCGGCGGCTGGCAGGCGCCTCCCGGCATCGCCGCGATCGGCGGCGGCATGTTCAACGGCGGCTGGTGGGGCCTGCTCTGGTTCGTGGTGAAGCTCTGGGCGTTCATGTTCTTCTTCGTCTGGCTGCGTGGCTCGCTGCCGCGAGTCCGCTACGACCAGTTCATGCGACTGGGCTGGAAGGTGCTCATCCCGAGCACCCTGGTCTGGGTCGTCGCCGTGGCGTTCCTGCGCGCCGCCAACAACGGCTTCCTCGGCGACACGATGATCTTCGGCGGCCGGATGCACCGATCGACGCTGTTCGTGATCGTGGTGATCGTCCTGCTGGTGCTGGCCGCCGCCTGGATCTACGACTACAAGGCCGCCGCCAAGGAGAAGGTCGACCGCACCCCGCCGACCGAGGTCGACCCGTTCGCCGGTGGCCACCCCGTGCCGCCGCTTCCGGGCCAGACGCTGCGCGAGCCCGCGCCGGCGTTGACCCCGGCCGCGCCGCACCCCGACGTGACGTCCGACAAGGAGGACACTCGTGGCTGA
- the nuoI gene encoding NADH-quinone oxidoreductase subunit NuoI yields MADNPRSGKHEAREPESNGFLADLFAPVAGFGVTFATMFRKVQTEEYPEQKRPTQLRFHGRHQLNRHPDGLEKCVGCELCAWACPADAILVEGAGNDDATGQRFSPGERYGRVYQINYLRCIFCGLCIEACPTRALTMTNEYELADDNRADLIFTKDQLLAPLQSGMLPAPHPMVAGMEERDYYQGKVTGATDAQREWVDEHRGDDADAADPSGASDASDNAARAGAAEGRTA; encoded by the coding sequence GTGGCTGACAATCCCCGCTCGGGTAAGCACGAAGCACGCGAGCCCGAGTCCAACGGTTTCCTCGCCGACCTGTTCGCGCCGGTCGCCGGCTTCGGCGTCACCTTCGCGACCATGTTCCGCAAGGTGCAGACCGAGGAGTATCCCGAGCAGAAGCGTCCGACGCAGCTGCGCTTCCACGGCCGCCACCAGCTCAACCGGCACCCCGACGGTCTGGAGAAGTGCGTCGGCTGCGAGTTGTGCGCCTGGGCCTGCCCGGCCGACGCGATCCTGGTCGAGGGCGCCGGCAACGATGACGCCACCGGCCAGCGGTTCTCGCCCGGCGAGCGGTACGGCCGCGTCTACCAGATCAACTATCTGCGGTGCATCTTCTGCGGCCTCTGCATCGAGGCGTGCCCGACGCGCGCCCTCACGATGACCAACGAATACGAACTGGCCGACGACAACCGGGCCGACCTGATCTTCACCAAGGATCAGCTGCTCGCACCGTTGCAGTCGGGCATGCTCCCCGCGCCGCACCCGATGGTGGCCGGCATGGAGGAGCGCGACTACTACCAGGGCAAGGTCACCGGCGCGACCGACGCGCAGCGCGAATGGGTGGACGAGCACCGCGGCGACGACGCCGACGCGGCCGACCCGTCCGGCGCGTCTGACGCGTCTGACAACGCGGCGCGGGCCGGTGCGGCGGAAGGACGGACGGCATGA
- a CDS encoding NADH-quinone oxidoreductase subunit J has product MKLGGAEATLFFFAAPLAVIGALTLLFARKAVHAAMGMALTMVLLGVFYIAEQAEFLGIIQIFVYSGAVMMLFLFVIMLVGVDSSDSLVETIKGQRAAGLLLSLAVMVSLLVSVAKVGFGAAVGLAGPNRDPGNVSGIANLIFGPYVWAFEVTSALLITAALGAMLLAHRERLVPKASQADWSRSRIREGVNVAGLPAPGVFARHNAVDTPALLPDGSTSELSVSRVLKARGQVETPTTYAEVAAEIESESGDMSKREVGDQRS; this is encoded by the coding sequence ATGAAGCTCGGTGGGGCAGAGGCCACGCTCTTCTTCTTCGCCGCACCGCTCGCGGTGATCGGCGCGCTCACGCTGCTGTTCGCCCGCAAGGCGGTCCACGCGGCCATGGGTATGGCGCTGACGATGGTCCTGCTGGGCGTCTTCTACATCGCCGAGCAGGCGGAGTTCCTGGGCATCATCCAGATCTTCGTCTACTCCGGCGCGGTGATGATGCTCTTCCTCTTCGTGATCATGCTGGTCGGTGTCGACTCCTCCGACTCGCTGGTCGAGACGATCAAGGGGCAGCGGGCCGCCGGCCTGCTGCTGTCGCTCGCGGTCATGGTCAGCCTGCTGGTGAGCGTCGCCAAGGTCGGCTTCGGCGCCGCGGTCGGCCTGGCCGGTCCCAACCGCGACCCGGGCAACGTGTCCGGCATCGCCAACCTGATCTTCGGCCCCTACGTGTGGGCGTTCGAGGTCACCTCGGCGCTGCTCATCACCGCCGCCCTCGGTGCGATGCTGCTCGCCCACCGCGAGCGCCTGGTGCCCAAGGCGTCGCAGGCCGACTGGTCGCGTTCGCGCATCCGTGAGGGCGTCAACGTCGCCGGTCTGCCGGCGCCCGGTGTCTTCGCGCGGCACAACGCGGTCGACACCCCGGCGCTGCTGCCCGACGGCAGCACCAGCGAGTTGTCGGTGTCGCGGGTGCTCAAGGCGCGCGGTCAGGTGGAGACGCCGACCACGTATGCCGAGGTGGCCGCCGAGATCGAGAGCGAATCGGGAGACATGTCGAAGCGGGAAGTGGGGGATCAGCGGTCATGA
- the nuoK gene encoding NADH-quinone oxidoreductase subunit NuoK, which translates to MTLTSYIYLSVVLFSIGAAVVLLRRNAIIVFMGVELMLNAANLAFVTFARMQGKLDGQVIALFVMVVAAAEVVVGLAIIMAIFRARRSVSVDDVNLLKL; encoded by the coding sequence ATGACGTTGACGTCATACATCTATCTGTCGGTGGTCCTCTTCTCGATCGGCGCCGCCGTCGTGCTGCTGCGCCGCAACGCGATCATCGTGTTCATGGGCGTGGAGCTGATGCTCAACGCCGCCAACCTGGCGTTCGTCACCTTCGCCCGCATGCAGGGCAAGCTCGACGGTCAGGTGATCGCACTGTTCGTGATGGTGGTGGCCGCCGCCGAGGTCGTGGTGGGCCTGGCGATCATCATGGCCATCTTCCGGGCTCGCAGGTCGGTGTCGGTGGACGACGTCAACCTGCTGAAGCTTTAA
- the nuoL gene encoding NADH-quinone oxidoreductase subunit L → MHDATGVASVGWLMIALPLLGAAVLLLGGKALDKAGPYLAVLLSWAAFVIGLLIVLQLHGRGAEERSMHLHLYSWIPAGALNLDAGLLIDQLSTTFVLLITFVGSLIMVYSLGYMEHDPDKRRFFAYLNLFVASMLLLVLADSYVLLFVGWEGVGLASYLLIGFWNWNPAYATAANKAFFLNRVGDMGMILAMAIMFWAWGKLDFAGVNAAVAGTGKGTLLAIGLCLLVAACGKSAQFPLQSWLGDAMAGPTPVSALIHAATMVTAGVYLIVRSNVIFTASENARLAVCIVGAITLAAGAIIGCAKDDLKKALAASTMSQIGYMVLAAGLGPVGYAFAIFHLVTHGFFKAGMFLGAGSVMHGMNDQVDMRRFGGLSTVMKITWVTFGLGFLAIIGFPGLSGFWSKDKIIESAFVGEGWKPWVFGLTALLAAGVTAFYMSRLFFMTFMGKRRWTEDVHPHESPLTMTVPMMILAVGSAFLGLILGPTNIMTDWLEPVVGAHEEGHPVIGQYPLMAITVVLMIIGVAIAWKMYWRDDVPITPPVGSALTQAARRDLGQDDLNEAAFQRPGLHLTRSLVFFDNKVVDGGGNGLAAGIGGSSARLKKMQNGYVRSYSLTMLLGVVAILGAWWVVQ, encoded by the coding sequence ATGCATGACGCCACCGGTGTGGCCTCGGTCGGCTGGCTGATGATCGCCCTGCCGCTGCTCGGCGCTGCCGTGCTGCTGCTCGGCGGCAAGGCGCTGGACAAGGCCGGCCCCTACCTGGCGGTCCTTCTGTCCTGGGCCGCGTTCGTGATCGGCCTGCTGATCGTGCTGCAGTTGCACGGCCGCGGTGCGGAGGAGCGGTCGATGCACCTGCACCTCTACTCGTGGATCCCGGCCGGCGCGCTCAACCTGGACGCCGGGCTGCTGATCGACCAGCTGTCGACCACGTTCGTGCTGCTGATCACCTTCGTCGGGTCGCTGATCATGGTCTACTCGCTGGGCTACATGGAGCACGACCCGGACAAGCGCCGGTTCTTCGCCTATCTCAACCTGTTCGTGGCCTCGATGCTGCTGCTGGTGCTGGCCGACTCCTACGTGCTGCTGTTCGTCGGCTGGGAGGGCGTGGGCCTCGCGTCATACCTGCTGATCGGCTTCTGGAACTGGAACCCGGCCTACGCGACCGCCGCCAACAAGGCGTTCTTCCTCAACCGGGTCGGCGACATGGGCATGATCCTCGCGATGGCCATCATGTTCTGGGCCTGGGGCAAGCTCGACTTCGCCGGCGTCAACGCCGCGGTCGCCGGCACCGGCAAGGGCACGCTGCTCGCGATCGGGCTGTGCCTGCTGGTCGCCGCCTGCGGTAAGTCGGCGCAGTTCCCGCTGCAGTCCTGGCTGGGCGACGCGATGGCCGGCCCGACGCCGGTGTCCGCGCTGATCCACGCCGCGACGATGGTCACCGCCGGCGTCTACCTGATCGTGCGCAGCAACGTCATCTTCACCGCCAGCGAGAACGCCCGGCTCGCGGTCTGCATCGTCGGCGCGATCACGCTGGCCGCCGGAGCGATCATCGGCTGCGCCAAGGACGACCTGAAGAAGGCGCTGGCCGCCTCGACGATGTCGCAGATCGGCTACATGGTCCTGGCCGCGGGGCTCGGCCCGGTGGGCTACGCGTTCGCAATCTTCCACCTGGTCACGCACGGCTTCTTCAAGGCCGGCATGTTCCTCGGTGCCGGTTCGGTGATGCACGGGATGAACGACCAGGTCGACATGCGCCGCTTCGGTGGCCTGTCGACGGTCATGAAGATCACCTGGGTCACCTTCGGGCTCGGCTTCCTCGCGATCATCGGCTTCCCGGGCCTGTCCGGTTTCTGGTCCAAGGACAAGATCATCGAGTCGGCATTCGTCGGGGAGGGCTGGAAACCCTGGGTGTTCGGCCTCACCGCGCTGCTCGCCGCCGGTGTCACCGCGTTCTACATGTCGCGGCTGTTCTTCATGACGTTCATGGGCAAGCGCCGCTGGACCGAGGACGTGCACCCGCACGAGTCGCCGCTCACGATGACCGTGCCGATGATGATCCTCGCGGTGGGTTCGGCCTTCCTCGGCCTCATCCTCGGCCCGACCAACATCATGACCGACTGGCTGGAGCCGGTCGTCGGCGCGCACGAGGAGGGCCACCCGGTGATCGGGCAGTACCCGCTGATGGCGATCACCGTCGTGCTGATGATCATCGGCGTCGCCATCGCCTGGAAGATGTACTGGCGGGACGACGTGCCGATCACACCGCCGGTGGGCTCCGCGCTCACCCAGGCCGCCCGGCGCGACCTCGGGCAGGACGACCTCAACGAGGCCGCCTTCCAGCGCCCCGGCCTGCACCTGACCCGCTCGCTGGTGTTCTTCGACAACAAGGTCGTCGACGGCGGCGGCAACGGTCTCGCCGCCGGCATCGGTGGCAGCTCCGCCCGCCTGAAGAAGATGCAGAACGGATACGTGCGTAGTTACTCCCTGACGATGCTGCTCGGTGTCGTAGCGATCCTCGGCGCCTGGTGGGTGGTGCAGTGA
- a CDS encoding NADH-quinone oxidoreductase subunit M — protein sequence MSDFPFLTTLGVIPLVGAAVVSLLPKGSARLAKPVALGFSLLTLVVGIVAATQFKTGGGQPQFQLTETHSWIPQFGVSYALGVDGMALALILMSLVLVPISLLAAWNDVPEGGRREQTYFALLLVLETFMVGAFAATDVFLFYVFFEAMLIPVYFLIGLYGGPRRQYAAVKFLLFSLFGGLIMLVAVIALYQQGPGGDHGFLVSTLTGLHMSASTERLLFVGFFIAFAIKAPMWPVHTWLPDAASESKPAVAVLLVGVLDKVGTFGMIRFCLQLFPEASKWATPVVIILALVSIVYAAIAAIGQNDMMRLIAYTSVSHFGFIVLGIFAVTQTSLIGSELYMVNHGFTTAALFLFAGFLIVRGKSKNITDYGGWQRITPVLGGVFLIAGLSGLALPGLNSFVSEFLVMIGTFQRYQVAGGIAVVGVVLAALYVLLMVKNVMTGPKPQLVAGPDGTLALGDDGKRPHTGVTDTLFDEPDTRIQDIPAEAKVRGSSIRDLDLREKTVAGVLVAILVVLGFFPKPALDLLRPAVSQTLHHVGVDDPSPHADANPEGSSK from the coding sequence ATGTCGGACTTCCCCTTCCTCACGACGCTCGGCGTCATACCGCTCGTCGGTGCCGCCGTCGTGTCGCTGCTGCCCAAGGGTTCTGCGCGTCTGGCCAAGCCGGTGGCGCTCGGCTTCTCGCTGCTGACCCTCGTCGTCGGCATCGTCGCCGCGACCCAGTTCAAGACCGGTGGCGGTCAGCCGCAGTTCCAGCTGACCGAAACCCACTCGTGGATCCCGCAGTTCGGCGTCTCCTACGCGCTCGGCGTCGACGGTATGGCGCTGGCCCTCATCCTGATGAGCCTGGTGCTGGTGCCTATCTCGCTGCTCGCGGCGTGGAACGACGTGCCCGAGGGCGGCCGGCGCGAGCAGACCTACTTCGCGCTGCTGCTGGTGCTGGAGACGTTCATGGTCGGGGCGTTCGCCGCGACCGACGTGTTCCTCTTCTACGTCTTCTTCGAGGCGATGCTGATCCCGGTCTACTTCCTGATCGGGCTGTACGGCGGCCCGCGCCGGCAGTACGCCGCGGTGAAGTTCCTGCTGTTCTCGCTGTTCGGCGGTCTGATCATGCTGGTCGCGGTCATCGCGCTCTACCAGCAGGGCCCCGGCGGTGACCACGGCTTCCTGGTCAGCACCCTGACCGGGCTGCACATGTCGGCCTCGACCGAGCGGCTGCTGTTCGTGGGCTTCTTCATCGCGTTCGCGATCAAGGCCCCGATGTGGCCGGTGCACACCTGGCTGCCGGACGCCGCGTCGGAGTCCAAGCCGGCCGTGGCGGTGCTGCTCGTCGGCGTGCTCGACAAGGTCGGCACGTTCGGGATGATCCGCTTCTGCCTGCAGCTCTTCCCGGAGGCGAGCAAGTGGGCGACGCCGGTCGTGATCATCCTGGCGCTGGTCTCGATCGTCTACGCGGCGATCGCGGCCATCGGCCAGAACGACATGATGCGCCTCATCGCCTACACCTCGGTGAGCCACTTCGGCTTCATCGTGCTCGGCATCTTCGCGGTCACCCAGACCTCGCTGATCGGCTCCGAGCTCTACATGGTCAACCACGGCTTCACCACCGCGGCGCTGTTCCTGTTCGCCGGCTTCCTGATCGTGCGCGGCAAGAGCAAGAACATCACCGACTACGGCGGCTGGCAGCGGATCACCCCCGTGCTCGGCGGCGTCTTCCTGATCGCCGGCCTCTCCGGTCTGGCGCTGCCCGGCCTCAACTCCTTCGTCTCGGAGTTCCTGGTGATGATCGGCACCTTCCAGCGCTACCAAGTCGCCGGTGGCATCGCCGTCGTGGGCGTGGTGCTCGCCGCGCTCTACGTGCTGCTCATGGTCAAGAACGTGATGACCGGTCCGAAGCCGCAGCTGGTCGCCGGCCCGGACGGCACGCTCGCGCTCGGCGACGACGGCAAGCGGCCGCACACCGGCGTGACCGACACGCTCTTCGACGAGCCGGACACCCGCATCCAGGACATCCCGGCAGAGGCCAAGGTGCGCGGGTCCTCGATCCGCGACCTCGACCTGCGGGAGAAGACCGTCGCGGGAGTGCTCGTCGCCATACTCGTCGTGCTCGGGTTCTTCCCCAAGCCGGCTCTGGACCTGCTGCGCCCCGCGGTGTCGCAGACCCTGCACCACGTGGGCGTCGATGACCCGTCGCCGCACGCCGACGCCAACCCCGAGGGGAGCAGCAAGTGA
- the nuoN gene encoding NADH-quinone oxidoreductase subunit NuoN: MTSPATFTQAHISYAAVVPMLVIFGAALVGVLVEAFLPRAQRYLVQLGVTLIGLVASFLTLVLIARNHRGVTAANAVVIDAPALMLQGTVLVLSFFAVLLMAERFDTRYPDAFTQSGASVPGSPTETNAVRLGATTTEVFPLTLFSIGGMMLFVASGDLLIMFIALEVLSLPLYILTGLARRRRLLSQEASLKYFLLGAFSSAFFLFGSALVYGATKTIQFGALADAVASTNGRDDILIPGVFLIAVGLLFKVGAVPFQSWTPDVYQGAPTPVTGFMATTVKVAAFGAMLRLFYVALDGLQWNWQPVLAIIAVLTMVVGSVFAVTQTDMKRLLAYSSISHAGFLLIGVVALNKTGLSGTMFYLVAYGFTTIAAFGIVALVRSAGSEATHLSQWAGLGKTSPVLAAVFSFLMLGFAGIPLTSGFTAKFALFSSAVGHGSTWLVVVAVLMSAVTAFVYVRIIVLMYFSEPTGDTQVVMPSAMTGIAVTAGALMTLVLGVAPAPLLNLAEHSALFMR, translated from the coding sequence GTGACCTCGCCCGCCACGTTCACGCAGGCACACATCTCGTATGCCGCTGTCGTGCCGATGCTCGTCATCTTCGGCGCGGCGCTGGTGGGTGTCCTCGTCGAGGCGTTCCTGCCGCGCGCCCAGCGTTACCTGGTGCAGCTCGGGGTGACGCTGATCGGACTCGTCGCCAGCTTCCTGACGCTGGTGCTGATCGCCCGCAACCACCGGGGTGTCACCGCGGCCAACGCGGTCGTCATCGACGCGCCCGCGCTGATGCTGCAGGGCACCGTGCTGGTGCTCTCGTTCTTCGCGGTGCTGCTGATGGCCGAGCGTTTCGACACCCGCTACCCCGACGCGTTCACCCAGTCCGGCGCCTCCGTGCCGGGATCGCCGACCGAGACCAACGCGGTGCGGCTGGGTGCGACCACGACCGAGGTCTTCCCGCTCACGCTGTTCTCGATCGGCGGCATGATGCTGTTCGTCGCCTCCGGCGACCTGCTGATCATGTTCATCGCGCTCGAGGTGCTCTCGCTGCCGCTCTACATCCTGACCGGGCTGGCCCGCCGCCGGCGGCTGCTGTCGCAGGAGGCGTCGCTGAAGTACTTCCTGCTCGGCGCTTTTTCCTCGGCGTTCTTCCTGTTCGGGTCGGCGCTGGTCTACGGCGCGACCAAGACCATCCAGTTCGGCGCGCTCGCCGACGCCGTCGCGTCCACCAACGGCCGCGACGACATCCTGATCCCGGGCGTCTTCCTGATCGCGGTCGGCCTGCTGTTCAAGGTGGGCGCGGTGCCGTTCCAGTCCTGGACCCCGGACGTCTACCAGGGCGCGCCGACCCCGGTCACCGGCTTCATGGCGACCACCGTCAAGGTCGCCGCGTTCGGTGCGATGCTGCGGCTGTTCTACGTCGCGCTGGACGGGCTGCAGTGGAACTGGCAGCCGGTGCTCGCGATCATCGCCGTGCTGACGATGGTCGTCGGGTCGGTCTTCGCGGTCACCCAGACCGACATGAAGCGTCTGCTCGCCTACAGCTCGATCTCGCACGCGGGCTTCCTGCTGATCGGCGTCGTCGCGCTCAACAAGACCGGCCTGTCCGGCACGATGTTCTACCTGGTCGCCTACGGCTTCACCACGATCGCGGCCTTCGGCATCGTGGCGCTGGTGCGGTCGGCCGGCTCGGAGGCGACCCACCTGTCGCAGTGGGCCGGCCTCGGCAAGACCAGCCCGGTGCTCGCGGCGGTCTTCTCCTTCCTGATGCTCGGCTTCGCGGGGATCCCGCTGACCTCGGGGTTCACCGCGAAGTTCGCGCTGTTCTCCTCGGCGGTCGGTCACGGCAGCACCTGGCTGGTGGTCGTCGCGGTCCTGATGAGCGCGGTCACCGCGTTCGTCTACGTGCGGATCATCGTGCTGATGTACTTCTCCGAGCCGACCGGTGACACCCAGGTGGTGATGCCGTCGGCGATGACCGGCATCGCCGTCACCGCCGGCGCGTTGATGACGCTCGTGCTCGGCGTGGCGCCCGCGCCGCTGCTCAACCTGGCCGAGCACTCCGCCCTCTTCATGCGATGA
- a CDS encoding polyprenyl synthetase family protein, which translates to MSNPLPAPAPTASMIPQASPELTDRLLAGLAAVNERLTAVVAHEDEFIAGASQHLLAGGKRFRPLLTLLSSELGTGRNDDVVDAAVGVELTHIASLYHDDVMDAAERRHGKASVNATYDNITAIIVGDLLFGRASEIVAGLGSEAARIQAQTFVRLCAGQIRDDRQAPAGADPLEHYLGVLADKTGSLIATAARYGAMFGGCDPQTVELMRQYGELVGIVFQLSDDVLDVTSDGESGKTPGTDLREGVATLPTLYAQASTDPADARLQELLSHPLTDDAEHAEALALLRAHPALDQARRHTESVAAQAVSLLDGLGDSDALRVLRALPGQVAGRSV; encoded by the coding sequence ATGAGCAACCCACTGCCGGCGCCCGCGCCGACCGCCAGCATGATCCCGCAGGCAAGTCCCGAGCTGACCGACCGGCTGCTCGCCGGGTTGGCCGCGGTCAACGAGCGACTCACTGCGGTGGTCGCCCACGAGGACGAGTTCATCGCCGGGGCGTCGCAGCACCTGCTGGCCGGCGGCAAGCGGTTCCGGCCGCTGCTGACCCTGCTGAGCAGTGAGCTCGGCACCGGCCGCAACGACGACGTCGTCGACGCAGCGGTCGGGGTCGAGCTGACCCACATCGCCTCGCTCTACCACGACGACGTGATGGACGCCGCCGAGCGGCGGCACGGCAAGGCCAGCGTCAACGCGACCTACGACAACATCACCGCGATCATCGTCGGCGACCTGCTCTTCGGCCGGGCCTCGGAGATCGTCGCGGGGCTCGGCAGCGAGGCCGCCCGCATCCAGGCGCAGACCTTCGTGCGGTTGTGCGCGGGCCAGATCCGCGACGACCGGCAGGCGCCGGCCGGGGCGGACCCGCTCGAGCACTACCTCGGGGTGCTCGCGGACAAGACCGGGTCGCTTATCGCGACCGCCGCCCGCTATGGCGCGATGTTCGGCGGCTGCGACCCGCAGACCGTCGAGCTCATGCGGCAGTACGGCGAACTCGTCGGCATCGTGTTCCAGCTGTCCGACGACGTGCTCGACGTGACCTCCGACGGCGAGTCCGGCAAGACGCCGGGCACCGACCTGCGAGAGGGCGTGGCGACGCTGCCGACGCTCTACGCCCAGGCGTCGACCGACCCGGCCGACGCGCGGCTGCAGGAATTGCTGTCGCACCCGCTCACCGACGACGCCGAGCACGCCGAGGCGCTGGCCCTGCTGCGTGCGCACCCAGCCTTGGACCAGGCTCGCCGTCATACCGAATCCGTTGCGGCGCAGGCTGTTTCGTTGCTCGACGGGCTGGGGGACAGTGACGCGTTGCGGGTGCTGAGGGCGCTGCCGGGGCAGGTCGCCGGCAGGTCGGTCTGA
- a CDS encoding TetR/AcrR family transcriptional regulator, protein MGRVAAEQRRTELIDATIKIAVAEGLEAATVRRIAKEAGVPLGTVHYCFGSKAALIAAVAESIEQPDLGPEDLGHLPPDQAILLAFREYWRQVGSDRRRQLLIYELVAHLSRGGSEARPIAQQLMQRAYGAVLGVLRTYAATSGRILPDDGLVLARGIVALTDGVSLSWVVDEDDEAANRIFEMVAQMIGGTVDFLMPKIDGGDQATRADLAGPPA, encoded by the coding sequence ATGGGCCGGGTAGCAGCCGAGCAACGTCGCACCGAGCTGATCGACGCCACGATCAAGATCGCGGTGGCCGAAGGCCTTGAGGCTGCCACTGTACGCCGAATCGCCAAGGAAGCAGGCGTTCCGCTCGGAACTGTGCACTATTGCTTCGGGTCGAAGGCCGCGCTCATCGCGGCCGTCGCCGAGTCGATCGAGCAGCCGGATCTCGGCCCGGAGGACCTCGGGCATCTGCCTCCGGACCAGGCGATTTTGCTGGCGTTCCGCGAATACTGGCGCCAGGTCGGCTCCGATCGGCGACGACAACTGTTGATCTACGAGCTTGTTGCTCACCTGTCGCGCGGAGGAAGTGAGGCCCGGCCTATCGCGCAGCAACTGATGCAGCGTGCCTACGGCGCCGTGCTCGGAGTGCTCCGGACCTACGCGGCGACCAGCGGCCGGATCCTGCCCGATGACGGCCTCGTGCTTGCGCGCGGCATCGTCGCCCTCACCGACGGGGTTAGCCTGTCGTGGGTCGTCGACGAGGACGACGAGGCGGCCAATCGGATCTTCGAGATGGTGGCCCAGATGATCGGCGGCACAGTCGATTTCCTGATGCCCAAAATCGACGGCGGGGACCAGGCGACCCGGGCCGACTTAGCCGGTCCGCCAGCATGA